ccgacgaaggcccatcgtattgccgacaaagctgccaatgttcggccaacgttgggccatatttcagccaatcacatgccatttttacgccgatgtttgctgcacgacgaatattggctacggatgtacgaccgacattggaccaatccagggccacattgcagccaatcaaatgccgttattacaccgatgtttcctgcacgacgaatattggcgactgattggcttgccattatgtaaccattattagtagggaatttttcttaccgtaagatttaaacaatatgcctcgatgacccgctcttgtagctttgcagccctgtatacttcgggcaacagaaaattgaatgctgagaactgaaagcagttacgcgatctatttcatcttttatacctcattccctttgctaacactagaagcctagtttatttttttaccaatttatcttttgcaatagtgagtgctttatttggtactggtatttggtacagcagatcgaaaaaagtcgttaggaagtaaatgttgaaagcgtatgtcccccacttgcaatccccacatatgtcccccacatggtaatcgagaatattcatagtttagagcatttttttttgtaactaaaacatggtgatggtgcttccgaatcagcataagctagccgaacagtgcaccaccgacagtctgcagactatttattctttgttttttttttatttatttggtacaacaaaaaatgtatacattgaaaaatatatatacacaactaaaaaaggcccgctctactgcaggtcaggttgcgttgggggcacagtgacagtggtgctgtcaaggccctggctgctgtggctgggcaggaagccagctgccgcgagcagccgataatctgcactcagagtggggatcatcgggctgctccacaacaaatgcttctctgaagcgccgcttcctgcccccacagcgatcaccagaccctggcagccacctcttaataaagttgagggcctccgcctggtcgcaccctgctttttggcagatgacatctgcatacaagaacagaaataccatagtacacatgaagcactgcagtacagagaatacacaagggtacacacacataaaacaatgaacaagtctaacctgtcactaatctacagagcctcaggttcacaaaggcccttttcccttttctgccatgaaggctgtacagcacttgcacgtcatgtgccaatacagccttcatggcattcacaccaatttctcggaggccacgtcccccaatctgcaggaggtgcttgcactgtaaaaaaatgcaagaagcatagatggggtgaacgcaacagcacatcgaaatgttttcatgataaaaatctgcaagaagaggacactgaaaacaacaacttgaatttttgggcatcacaacatttcattgtttttttacgctaacttcaactcacttgacctaaaatggtttccacatcagccctctcacactcagtgtgaggacctttcagagtccttctctgaatgcagtttcgctgttatgaaatcaaatacaacactgttataacccttaataaatattgattctagctatgaaatagtataattactttgtacagtgctcaaattccaatacacgtttcttcgaggttacaatgtctttgcctgaatgttgaccaggagtagcttctacaggtgaaaaacaataaaatatgtggaattcaaaaagaagcttggacatgtttttaatcaatgcattgtaagcagagcacaacaagataaatgaacatgatcaagacgtactaagaggcaaccttagagcgaccaaatcttggtcatagatgaaactgatagaaaaataaaggtcgcactagatggtcgcaccatttgctatttatatttttctgtgatagccaacaaagaggcatgtcgctatagaaatctcatcacaataaacaaaggtgcatttttcttcacactgcgaaattgggtgcatgttagatttttaaaaaagtaagaaatcggctaacacaaggcagggtgaactgtagctcaaagtagagagagccgcagcggacacgaaatagggtgataaatgaacaaaattactgaatgtctgttttaagcaggctatcgctagtcactgcccatcaaacacacgatgccgcctacatcgtctgctagcttaggacagttcactcggacttcacagactatagtaaatacagtcgaatctcattaattccaacacacttaattcgaactgacgctgtggtcctatcaaagctataccgcgctccgaaaatgctctcagcaccccgcccaatcctgcggtggcacttcagacacctcatcgctgtgcttgaagaagaaaatgaagaaaaggaaagaaaagactgcggtggaatgcttgccaaatgccaatctgcgacattcctgtgccccgcttcgactttttccgtccctgccacgtagagacccttctcctcttaacactgcgcatgaagagaaagaggggaaaaaaagctgtcgcagagagttggctctctcatgccgatctgcaacgcgccggtgtcacgcttccctgtttttcgttcctgctatgtagagactcttctcctttcaacaccgcgcatgaagagagaaaaaaaaaaaaaaagctgccgcggagtgtttcgctctcgaatgccgatctgcttttctccaggtggagacgctcctccattctcatcatgtgctggccacgctccggctgcagcgcagatggtaacagtggaaac
The sequence above is drawn from the Rhipicephalus microplus isolate Deutch F79 chromosome 3, USDA_Rmic, whole genome shotgun sequence genome and encodes:
- the LOC142803945 gene encoding uncharacterized protein LOC142803945 isoform X2 — encoded protein: MPLLLRILRIQLGIRQQQREVLQEVRQLKHKVRLLSVPQHAQPAQRPSDLPRLPAGTIGEVEAAVQSKAVAAALCKHLLQIGGRGLREIGVNAMKAVLAHDVQVLYSLHGRKGKRAFVNLRLCRLVTDVICQKAGCDQAEALNFIKRWLPGSGDRCGGRKRRFREAFVVEQPDDPHSECRLSAARGSWLPAQPQQPGP
- the LOC142803945 gene encoding uncharacterized protein LOC142803945 isoform X4; protein product: MSDNIDGRRVRLHRAPVQCSPRLKEAPHGEGSEQTMPLLLRILRIQLGIRQQQREVLQEVRQLKHKMSSAKKQGATRRRPSTLLRGGCQGLVIAVGAGSGASEKHLLWSSPMIPTLSADYRLLAAAGFLPSHSSQGLDSTTVTVPPTQPDLQ
- the LOC142803945 gene encoding uncharacterized protein LOC142803945 isoform X1, whose translation is MSDNIDGRRVRLHRAPVQCSPRLKEAPHGEGSEQTMPLLLRILRIQLGIRQQQREVLQEVRQLKHKVRLLSVPQHAQPAQRPSDLPRLPAGTIGEVEAAVQSKAVAAALCKHLLQIGGRGLREIGVNAMKAVLAHDVQVLYSLHGRKGKRAFVNLRLCRLVTDVICQKAGCDQAEALNFIKRWLPGSGDRCGGRKRRFREAFVVEQPDDPHSECRLSAARGSWLPAQPQQPGP
- the LOC142803945 gene encoding uncharacterized protein LOC142803945 isoform X3; protein product: MSDNIDGRRVRLHRAPVQCSPRLKEAPHGEGSEQTMPLLLRILRIQLGIRQQQREVLQEVRQLKHKCKHLLQIGGRGLREIGVNAMKAVLAHDVQVLYSLHGRKGKRAFVNLRLCRLVTDVICQKAGCDQAEALNFIKRWLPGSGDRCGGRKRRFREAFVVEQPDDPHSECRLSAARGSWLPAQPQQPGP